Proteins found in one Zea mays cultivar B73 chromosome 1, Zm-B73-REFERENCE-NAM-5.0, whole genome shotgun sequence genomic segment:
- the LOC100193326 gene encoding Cysteine-rich and transmembrane domain-containing protein WIH2-like produces the protein MSYYGQQQPPVSAPPAQGYPGKDAYPPPGYPPAGYPPPAQGYPPQGYPPQGYPPQQGYPQQGYPPQYSQPPPPPRQQQSSGPSFMEGCLAALCCCCLLEACF, from the exons ATGAGCTACTACGGCCAGCAGCAGCCGCCCGTCAGCGCGCCGCCGGCGCAAG GTTATCCCGGGAAGGACGCGTACCCGCCGCCGGGCTACCCGCCCGCGGGATATCCTCCGCCGGCGCAGGGCTACCCCCCGCAGGGCTACCCGCCGCAGGGCTACCCTCCGCAGCAGGGGTATCCGCAGCAGGGATACCCGCCGCAGTActcgcagccgccgccgccgccccgccaGCAGCAGAGCAGCGGGCCCTCTTTCATGGAGGGATG CTTGGCCGCCCTTTGTTGCTGCTGCCTATTGGAAGCCTGCTTCTGA